TTTCTTCTTCAAAGCCATTTAAATCTCTAGCATACAGACATCCCTCAGAGACAAAGACTAATTGGGTGGTGGAGGAAAATGTAATCTTTCAAAAACTTTATTAACAAGGCACTACaaaggccctttttcaagtgcatataaAAACAGCTGATAGCCAACAGTGTCcgatatgtatacagccagagcCACGTCTCATACGGCTTTAAATAGAGCCCGCTTGAATTCGCGGGCAAAAGTGGCCGGCGCGCATGCGCAGAGGCCCGACAAGAAACACGAGGACTGCCGACTCGGCGTTCTAGTGTCCTCCTCTGCGCATGCACGTGTGCTTCGTCTCAACTTGGCTCCACTCGTCAAGGAGACGAGTCATGTAGACAGTTTAAATCTCTAGGTCCAGATGGATTTACTGGTATGTGCTACAAAAAATATATGTCTATTTTATCACCACATCTGCTGAGGGATTTCACAAGGGCCGTGGAGGATCAGAGATTTCTGGAGGAGATGCTTGCCGAGACTCCCTAAACCAGGCAAACCCCTCACGACCCTGGTGTGAACATTAAGTTGTATGCCAAAGTCTTGGTGGGTTTTGGTTTGTCTAAATGGGTTTTGGTTTGGGTAGACACTCAGGCCTCAGATGGCACCCAAAGATTTAATAACTGGATTCAGAGGTCAGAAACCTCTAAGATACCTTCCCTCTTGTTAGCTTTATATTCGGAGAAGGTGTTTCACTGGGGGTATCTGGATGACCTATTGGAGAAGTTTGGTATTAGCAGTCATCTCATCCTAGCCCCATTCATGGCCGTCAGCCAAAGCGATATCATTGGGATTTTTGTCAGAATCTCGCACAATTGATTTTTACAGAAGGGCTAAAAGTAGATGAAGAAACCAAATCAAACAAAGGAGTCGGAAATATTAGACTTGGTAATTTATTTATAGAAGACGATCCAATATAAGATATCAGTGAGTAAAAGTGAGTGAACCTTTGATAGGCCGGcaatcttagggtgaattcacactgagtaaacgctagcttattctgaacgtaaaacacgttcagaataagcggcgtctaaagcagctccattcatttctatgggagtggggatacgagcgctccccatagaaatgaatgggctgcttctttcactccgtgcagtcccattgaagtgaatggggagtgccgacgtatacggcaagctctgctcatgccggagcgtacacgccggcactccccattcacttcaatgggactgcacggagtgaaagaagcagcccattcatttctatggggagcgctcgtatccccgctcccatagaaatgaatggagctgctttagacgccgcttattctgaacgtgttttacgttcagaataagctagcgtttactcagtgtgaatgcacccttagggtgcattcagactacgtaacgccgggcgtgtatgagagccgtacacgccggcattacggcagactgccgaacacttcccattcacttcaatgggagcgctcgtaaatgccgctgttacgagcgctcccattgaagtgaatgggaagtgttcggcagtctgccgtaatgccggcgtgtacggctctcatacacgcccggcgttacgtagtctgaatgcacccttagggtgcattcacactgagtaaacgctagcttattttgtagagtaaaattacacttgtaaattttgctatcccattgacttcaatgatatttttttacaagtgtaaaaatacgcctgtaaaaaatacgcctgtaaaaatacgcctgtaaaatgtcattgaagtcaatgggatagcaaaatttacaagtgtaattttactctacaaaataagctagcgtttactcagtgtgaatgcaccctaaggctgtattcacacagagtaacgccaggcgttttttgtgtgttttttgcacatagcgccgcgtttacgccgcgtagcgccgcgttaacgccgcgtatacgcggcgttaacgccgcgctatttagcggtggcgttgcccggcgttaacgcggcgtatacgcggcgttaacgcggcgtaaacgcggcgctatgtgcaaaaaacacacaaaaaacgcctggcgttactctgtgtgaatacagcctaagagtaGAAATTATCTCTTGGACATAGATTGACACTATACCGGTGATGTATAAATTTGCGTATCATCAGAGCAATACGCCAGCAGGCAGTGCACCGTATCAATACAAGGGCctgaaaataaaagaataaaaaaattaccatatatactctagTACAAGCTGaaattttcagcccagtttttgtgctgaaaaagcccccctcgggttATActagagtcagcaaaaaaaaaaaaaaaaaaaaaattaggggggggggggggggcggtaggGGGGgcatctatgaccagccacaatattaatgtatagaatctcccataaaatagtgcaaaaaaaaaaaaaatttaaaagaaaaaaaaaaaagttgtaaatccctcctttccctagaatagatacaaaagtagaaagtgactgtgaaacacattcacattaggtatcctgtgtctgaaagtgcccggtctactgaatataggggatctgcagtgctcctcttccgtcagcTACACCCCTGCTTGTAGATAAGAGAGAACTCAGAGGGAGTTAGGTGAGACACCTATTACAAAAgggaatttttttctcttgtaTACCCAATGGATTGATTTATTCGGCtgactttctgacagtggaaggccgtTTAATGACTTTCTCACAGTGGAAGGCTGTTTgttataaatcttctcactccagtacaCTGGAGGGCAGGAGGAATAGGTTTAGaattcacatactgatgaccatcAATGGGAATCAATAACGAAGAAGAAAGAAGTTGGATGTGGTCAGTGAGCATTCGGGCTTCTAGACTGGATTGCATCTGAAACCACTGCAGCCCCTataggcagggccgccgatagggcagtactactggtactggcgtcaggggcccgaccaaattgaaaaatggggggggcccggttttggcccgccaccgtgtgccggccccctggcgcccgtagcagtcattgtgtatgtcctatttcaactcagatctgcatccagaggacgcagatctgagttgaagacatatgcggctgaagcaaggagctgacacaggtcagctcctcgcttcgccgctgcgtgcctctctcgctgacacatatgcggctgaagcgaggagctgacctgtgtcagctcctcgcttcgccgccgctgctactggcttgtagacgcgatgtgatcacatcgcgtctaaaagccagtagccggcggcagcatcgaagcgaggagctgaaacaggtcagctcctcacttcagccatcgcgtctacaagccagtagccggcggcgaagcgaggagctgacacaggtcagctccttgcttcgctgctgtgcgcctctctcgctgtcacataagcggctgaagcgaggagctgacctgtgtcagctcctcgcttcgccgcctctgctactggcttgtagacgcgatgtgatgacgtcacatcgcgtctataactgtgcgccagtgagagagaggcgcgcagagagctgcgagggaacgaaggagaaggtaagtcagtcagtgtaatgtggaacgtgaaactgggggcagagagaggacggcatgacaatgggggcagagatggagggacatgaatatgggggcagagatggagaggacgacatgacaatgggggcagagatggagggacatgaatatgggggcagagatggagggacatgaatatgggggcagagatggagaggacgacatgacaatgggggcagagatggagggacatgaatatgggggcagagatggagaggacgacataacaatgggggcagagatggagggacatgaatatgggggcagagatggaggggacatgaatatgggggcagagatggaggggacatgaatatgggggcagagatggaggggacatgaatatgggggcagagatggagggacatgaatctggggggcagagatggagggcatgaatatgggggtagagatgggggacatgaaacaggacagagatggaggggacatgaaactggtggcagaaatggagggggggaacatgaaactggtggcagaaatggatgggcggacatgaatctgggggcagagattgggtgggagacatgaaactgggggcagatgaagggtgtatatgaagctgggggagagatagaggggggacatataatgtacgggtgactgtaggaggattatactgtgtgcgtgcacatgaaaaattaatgagaatgggtggagtcaacataacagtgggtggggctaaatttgccgcagcgcgccgcacattttgtccctcttttggttcttcaaaagttgggaggtatgggtacagggggcagtggaaagatgttagaaggtggacgggggggaagggggattgttggggcatcgggtgtgcggcactgcggagaggtatgtgtgctttgtattaataatgatgtaagggctgctatgctactagcatagcagcctgtttgggggtgggactttcactttaaaggagtgttcacattgcgtttttggcctcccttgctgggatacgttggtaaccagtcacaatcagctccccacttatccctgcacagagaactgcagggctcccttttttttaatggccagttcttcgtgcagggataagttgacagctgattctgactggttaccaacgtatcctggcaagggaggccaaaaacgcaatgtgaataagccctgaggatttattaggaggtctcttataaatggtgttggctgttggtataggcgctgtcacacgtagcagattatacctgcaaatagaatctgattaagccttgtaaagctgctaaataaagggaaatgtaatacagaatgggtatgtcgcaaattaaagtagttttaaaatggcggcagcggggggcccagacacttaggctgtatggggccccaaaattcctgatggcggccctgcctataGGTCTTGGAAGGTAGGAGATCCAACTCACCACCCACCTCAATTCCCTAAATATATACACTTCAAGTCAAGGATGTAGATATGGATGTGACTGGTAATTTGCGTTGATACCTTGTCCAAATGACAAAATGAACCATCAATTCTTAGAACAGGAAGGATTGTTCATGGGACTTTATCTCAAGTACTAATAGCAATAATAGGTACACTATAAAGAACTTTTTCCCACCTTTTACGATACCCAATAGGACCTTTATAAAATTACTTCTGGTCATCAGTAGAAATTCACTTTATTTTGGCCAAAGAAGTTATGAAAAAACGTGGCAAAGACCTTCTCATGTGTTCCCTCAATGTTTCATCACGGATTCCATAAATCACGGGACTGAGGAATCTTGGCACgcaagtaaatataaaaaaatttgtaACAATCAAAACGTCATCTGGTCTCATGGGAAGGGACTCTATGAATGTGGACAATATGGAGGCCATGCATAACAGTAACTGAAACGCGTGGAGCATGACGGTTTTCCCGGCTTTGGAAGCAGAAGATGATCGAGAACTTGCTCTACGAGCCACCCGCATGATCTTGTTGTAGGTGACTAGGATGACGATTCCCACCGAGGAGAAGCAGAGGATATGATTGATGGTTCTTACAACATTCTGGATGGGGTTGACTACCAGTAAATGCTGCcaacatataatataaatattgaatatatttgTCATTGAGGAGAACATGACATAAAGCTCAACTGCATATGGGATGGTCAACAAGGAACATATCATGGTGAAGGCTACATGTGCTCTGAAGGTTGTGCAAAACTCTGCATGTCGTAACGGGTGACAGATGGCAACGTATTGTTCTAGAGCCATGGCAGCCAGGTTGTAGGGGCTAACTCCATATGCCATGCAGGACAAGGCATAGAAGACGTAACACAGCGGGACAGGAACATATAACTCGTAGAAAACCATGAGCAACATATAGAACCCCAAGATTAGAAAGAATGTATCATTCATGAGCAAGTAGACGAAGAGAACGTATCGAGCGTTGTCGCGAAGTTGAGGGCTGGTGAAAAAAGCAGTCAGTATCATTACGATAAAGTAGGTGAAGAAACCAAAGGCCACTGTGATCAAGAGTATGAAAGCCAACAGCGCATAGTCGGTCATCTTGCTGGACGTGATGGATATGTGGTTTATGTTGTACTGAAGTTCCGATGAGTTAACCATTCTTGGTAGAAGAATCGTCTTTAAGAATTTTCATactttgatataaaaaaaaaaacaattaacttATTAGATTGGGGTAAGACTTATAAAAATGTTTACAAAATTGCCAACTATGAGTGACCTAAAACAATAGAGTAACCAATAGAATCAGCATGGGTCGTTGAATACAAaaattctgtatattttgtgatttTGATGTTACCCGTCAACATAGGGAAAAAAATAGCATTGTTGCGTATTTGACATCTAGTAACAAAAATTGAACTGCCATTGAAGCTTGTCTTCAGTGCGTTGTTACACGTTTCGGCACTAACTTCCCCTTTACTTTAAGGTCCTTTCTGACAATTAGACAATTAtggagtttttgttttttaatttcttACCTGAGCCAATTAATTTTCCTTTCATTAATTCTAATAATTGAGTAAAATAATTGTGGTTGAAGCAGAACATTATAAAGTGAACCCACTTAGTTACAATCAAGCATTGAATTGACCTTCGGAGGAATGACTACCAGGATAGCCATGACTATCAGGGTAAACCCAATCTGAGGACAAGCCCAGATAAGACTACTACTACGTGGGTAAGCTCAAGCAGAGGACACAGGTAAGTACCACTACAACAGTAAGCCTAAAGAGAGGACTACTACGACCATGGTGAGCCCATAAAGGGTGCCCAGTGTAGGCACCACTGTCAGGATATGCCCAGATACAGGATAGAGAGTATGCACCACTAACAGAATACGCCCAGATAGGGGCACCACTATGAAAATAATCCCATAAAGAGGATCCAGGATAAGCATCACTACCAGGATAAGCTCAGACATAGAACTCAGGGTAAGTACCATTACCAAGATAAGCTCAGACATAGAACTCAGGGTAAGCACCACTACCAAGATAAGCTCAAACATAGAACACAGGATAAGCACCACTACCAAGATAAGCTCAAACATAGAACTCAGGATAAGCACCACTACCAAGATAAGCTCAGACATAAAACTCAGGATAAGCACCACTACCAGGATAAGCTCAGACATAGAACTCAGGATAAGCACCACTACCAAGATAAGCTCAGACATAGAACTCAGGGTAAGTACCACTACCAAGATAAGCTCAAACATAGAACTCAGGGTAAGTACCACTACCAAGATAAGCTCAAACATAGAACTCAGGATAAGCACCGCTACCAAGATAAGCTCAGACAGAGGATGCAGGGTAAGCACTACTACCAAGATAAACTCAAACATAGAACTCAGGGTAAGTTCCACTACCAAGATAAGCTCAAACATAGAACTCAGGATAAGCACCACTACCAAGATAAGCTCAGACAGAGGATGCAGGGTAAGCACATCTACCAAGATAAGTTTAGACAGAGGATGCAGGGTAAGCACTACTACCAAGATAGGCTCAGACAGAGGATGCAGGGTAAGCACTACTACCAAGATAAGCTCAGACAGAGGATGCAGGGTAAACACATCTACCAAGATATGCTCAGAAAGAGGATGCAGGGTAAACACATCTACCAAGATAAGCTCAGACAGAGGATGCAGGGTAAGCACATCTACCAAGATAAGCTCAGGCAGAGGATGCAGGGTAAGTACTACTACCAAGATAAGCTCAGGCAGAGGATGCAGGGTAAGCACATCTACCAAGATAAGCTCAGAAAGAGGATGCAGGGTAAGCACTACTACCAAGATAAGCTCGGACAGAGGATGCAGGGTAAGTACCACTACCAAGATAAGCTCGGACAGAGGATGCAGGGTAAGCACATCTACCAAGATAAGCTCAGACAGAGGATGCAGGGTAAGTACCACTACCAAGATAAGCTCAGACAGAGGATGCAGGGTAAGCACTACTACCAAGATAAGCTCAGGCAGAGGATGCAGGGTAAGTACTACTACCAAGATAAGCTCAGGCAGAGGATGCAGGGTAAGTACCACTACCAAGATAAGCTCAGGCAGAGGATGCAGGGTAAGCACATCTACCAAGATAAGCTCAGAAAGAGGATGCAGGGTAAGCACTACTACCAAGATAAGCTCGGACAGAGGATGCAGGGTAAGTACCACTACCAAGATAAGCTCGGACAGAGGATGCAGGGTAAGCACATCTACCAAGATAAGCTCAGACAGAGGATGCAGGGTAAGTACCACTACCAAGATAAGCTCAGACAGAGGATGCAGGGTGAGCACTACTACCAAGATAAGCTCGGACAGAGGATGCAGGGTAAGTACCACTACCAAGATAAGCTCAGACAGAGGATGCAGGGTGAGCACTACTACTAAGATAAGCTCAGACAGAGGATGCAGGGTAAGTACCACTACCAAGATAAGCTCGGACAGAGGATGCAGGGTAAGCACAGCTACCAAGATAAGCTCAAACAGAGGATGTAAGGTAAGCACATCTACCAAGAGAAGCTCAGACAGAGGATGCAGGGTAAGCACATCTACCAAGATAAGCTCAGACAGAGGATGCAGGGTAAGTACCACTACCAAGATAAGCTCGGACAGAGGATGCAGGGTAAGCACATCTACCAAGATAAGCTCAGACAGAGGATGCAGGGTAAGCACATCTACCAAGATAAGCTCAGACAGAGGATGCAGGGTAAGTATCACTACCAAGATAAGCTCGGACAGAGGATGCAGGGTAAGCACATCTACCAAGATAAGCTCAGACAGAGGATGCAGGGTAAGCACTACTACCAAGATAAGCTCAGGCAGAGGATGCAGGGTAAGTACTACTACCAAGATAAGCTCAGACAGAGGATGCAGGGTAAGTACCACTACCAAGATAAGCTCGGACAGAGGATGCAGGGTAAGCACATCTACCAAGATAAGCTCAGACAGAGGATGCAGGGTAAGCACATCTACCAAGATAAGCTCAGACAGAGGATGCAGGGTAAGTATCACTACCAAGATAAGCTCGGACAGAGGATGCAGGGTAAGCACATCTACCAAGATAAGCTCAGACAGAGGATGCAGGGTAAGCACTACTACCAAGATAAGCTCAGGCAGAGGATGCAGGGTAAGTACTACTACCAAGATAAGCTCAGGCAGAGGATGCAGGGTAAGTACCACTACCAAGATAAGCTCAGGCAGAGGATGCAGGGTAAGCACATCTACCAAGATAAGCTCAGAAAGAGGATGCAGGGTAAGCACTACTACCAAGATAAGCTCGGACAGAGGATGCAGGGTAAGTACCACTACCAAGATAAGCTCGGACAGAGGATGCAGGGTAAGCACATCTACCAAGATAAGCTCAGACAGAGGATGCAGGGTAAGTACCACTACCAAGATAAGCTCAGACAGAGGATGCAGGGTGAGCACTACTACCAAGATAAGCTCGGACAGAGGATGCAGGGTAAGTACCACTACCAAGATAAGCTCAGACAGAGGATGCAGGGTGAGCACTACTACTAAGATAAGCTCAGACAGAGGATGCAGGGTAAGTACCACTACCAAGATAAGCTCGGACAGAGGATGCAGGGTAAGCACAGCTACCAAGATAAGCTCAAACAGAGGATGTAAGGTAAGCACATCTACCAAGAGAAGCTCAGACAGAGGATGCAGGGTAAGCACATCTACCAAGATAAGCTCAGACAGAGGATGCAGGGTAAGTACCACTACCAAGATAAGCTCGGACAGAGGATGCAGGGTAAGCACATCTACCAAGATAAGCTCAGACAGAGGATGCAGGGTAAGCACATCTACCAAGATAAGCTCAGACAGAGGATGCAGGGTAAGTATCACTACCAAGATAAGCTCGGACAGAGGATGCAGGGTAAGCACATCTACCAAGATAAGCTCAGACAGAGGATGCAGGGTAAGCACATCTACCAAGGGTAAGTTCAGAGAGAGGACCTTCAGTAGGCTCAACCATAGAACTCAGGGTAAACACCACTACCGGGATAAGCCCAACTCGAGGTCTCCCACTCTATGATGATCATATGTCCTAATAACCTAAATTGTGACCTTGTAGGATATTTATAGGTGACCTATACTACCAAGTAGCAATCTGTGTAATAGGATTCAGCTGACCAGATTTTCTTGTTGCCTATATAGCTGTATAACAGATAGACATTTCCTACATATCCTGTATACTCACAATGATAATGTACCGTTATCCCTTGTGGGTGAGGTCAGAGCTCGGGTCCGATTATTCTGGTGCCTTGTGCCGCTGTACGGTGAGATGGCGGTATATTTATACTCTTATGTCTTCCACATCATTGAACATATAATCGGAGTAATTAGTAGAACCTCCAGTATGTGACACTGTAGACATTTCCCATGGAGATGGTTCTTCTCTGCGCTTATCCCCAGTGATACATTAGCAGATGTGTCACCTTAAAGCGCAACAAAACTGTCTGACAACTTTTGATtgtctggcagtatttgtatcattaatatatttactttattaacaaattttaccTCCTTTCTGTGACCTCACACACCTAGGGTCATGTGGTTGactgacctgtgattgggcctcagcagtgaccctgggcacgtgatgtcacagaagagtgccagacATTTTTTGACTTGTTGCATTATACTTAACATGAAATAGTCACTTACTTTGCAGCTTAGTCTAATTTAGtaaagcatgtgattctggaataCAATGTAATtagttttatttaaagggattctatcattaaaggggctctatcagccatCTTCCttcggtgctcgcgaactgacattgctaaaaaaaatggcct
This sequence is a window from Leptodactylus fuscus isolate aLepFus1 chromosome 2, aLepFus1.hap2, whole genome shotgun sequence. Protein-coding genes within it:
- the LOC142194149 gene encoding odorant receptor 131-2-like, with the translated sequence MVNSSELQYNINHISITSSKMTDYALLAFILLITVAFGFFTYFIVMILTAFFTSPQLRDNARYVLFVYLLMNDTFFLILGFYMLLMVFYELYVPVPLCYVFYALSCMAYGVSPYNLAAMALEQYVAICHPLRHAEFCTTFRAHVAFTMICSLLTIPYAVELYVMFSSMTNIFNIYIICWQHLLVVNPIQNVVRTINHILCFSSVGIVILVTYNKIMRVARRASSRSSSASKAGKTVMLHAFQLLLCMASILSTFIESLPMRPDDVLIVTNFFIFTCVPRFLSPVIYGIRDETLREHMRRSLPRFFITSLAKIK